The following nucleotide sequence is from Deinococcus aerius.
CGGCTACGAGGTGTCCGCCGAGGTCGTGGGCGAGGCGGGGACGGTGATCACCGCCCAGCCCGCCGACGCGGTGATCCGGCTCAGGGGGCAGATCGCCGCCCACGTGGATCAAATCTGGCTCGACCGTTTCCGGCAGGCGTACGTCGACGAACTCGTGGGGTGGACCGAGTCGGTGCGGGCGGGCACGCCCTTCGGGGGGGCGAGCGCCTGGGACGGCTATATCTCTCAGGTGGTCACGGACGCCTGCATCGAGGCGCTGAACACGGGCCTGCCTGTCGCCGTGCCCACGCCGGGAATGCCCGACCTGTACCGCCAGGACACTCTGCGAGAGGGTGTCCGTGCCGATTGAGTGCTGGACTCGCCCCACCGCGCCCGGCTCCAGTAACAAGGAGATCCACCCGTGAACACGGTTCGTCTGACGGTCGGGCAAGCGGCCCTGAGATTCCTGGCCGCCCAGTACAGCGAGCGCGACGGCGTTCGGCAGCGCCTCATCCCCGGCGTCTGGGGCATCTTCGGACACGGCAACGTCGCCGGGCTGGGGCAGGCGCTCGAAGAATATGGGGACGCCCTTGGTCTCCCCACCTACCGCCCGCAGAACGAGCAGGGGATGGTCCACGCCGCCGCCGCGTACGCCCGGCACCGGAACCGCCTCCAGACCTTCGCCTGCACGGCGAGCATCGGCCCCGGCAGCACGAACATGCTCACGGGCGCGGCGCTCGCGACGGTCAATCGCCTGCCCGTGCTGCTCCTGCCCAGCGACATCTTCGCCAACCGCATCCCCGATCCCGTCTTGCAGCAGCTCGAACACCCGCTGGAGCACGACCTGAGCGTCAACGACTGCTTCCGACCCGTCAGCCGCTTCTATACCCGGATTTCGCGGCCCGAGCAGCTTCTCTCCGCCCTGCCGGAGGCGATGCGGGTGCTGACCGACCCCGCCGAGACGGGCGCGGTGGTCGTGAGCCTGCCGGAAGACGTGCAGGCGGAAGCCTATGACTGGCCGGAGAGCTTCCTCGCCGGGCGGGTGTGGCGGGTGCGGCGCCCTCCACCTGAACCGGAGGTGGTGCGGGAGGCCGCCGGGCTTCTCCGCAACGCCAAGCGTCCCCTGATCGTGGCGGGCGGCGGCGTGATCTACAGCGGGGCGGAGGGGCACCTCGCGCAATTTGCCGAGACGTTCGGCCTCCCCGTCGTCGAGTCGCAGGCGGGCAAGGGCTCGCTGGTGTGGGACCACCCGCACAACGCCGGGCCGGTCGGTTCCATCGGCGGCAGCGCGGCGAACCGCCTGGCGCGGGGGGCGGACGTGGTGCTGGCGATAGGGACGCGGCTCGGCGATTTCGTGACCGCCAGCAAGACGGCCTTTCAGAACCCGGACGTGCGCTTTCTCGGCCTGAACGTGGTGCCGATGGACGCGGCGAAGCTGGGGGCGCTGAGCCTCGTCGCGGACGCGCGGGAGGGATTGAACGCGCTTCAGGCCGCGCTGGAGGGATGGGCGGGAACAGGCCCGGCCTTCCGCGCCGCCGCCAGCAACCTCATCACCGAATGGCACGGCCTGGTGGACGCCCAGCGCGCCGACACGGGCAGCACGCCCCCCTCCCAGGGCGCGGTCATCGGCACGGTGAACCGCGTCACGGGCGGGAACACCACCGTGATCTGCGCCGCCGGAAGTCTGCCCGGCGACCTGCTGCGCCTGTGGCGGCCCACCGACTCCAAGAGCTACCACGTCGAGTACGGCTTTTCCTGCATGGGCTACGAGATTCCCGCCGGGATCGGCGTGGCGCTCGCCGAGCCGGGTCGCCGCGTCGTCGTGATGATCGGCGACGGCTCGTACCTGATGATGAACTCCGAGATCGTCACGGCGGTGGCGGAGAACCTGAACCTGACCGTCGTGCTGGTGGACAACCGCGCGTACATGAGCATCCGGGGCCTCCAGATGGAGTGCGGCAGCCCCAGCTTTGGCAACGAGCTGAGGCACCGCAACCCGGAGACGGGGCGGACGGACGGCCCGGTCGTCAACGTGGACTTCGTGCTGCACGCGCGGGGAATGGGTGCTCAGGCCGTGCGCGCCGAGACGCTGGACGAGTTGGAAGCGGCTCTCAAGAACGCGGGCGATCAGGGCGGCGTTCAGGTCATCGTCGTCCCCGTCAACCTGCGCGAGCGGGTGCCCGGCTTCGACTCGTGGTGGGACGTGCCGGTCGCGGAGGTGTCGGGACAGGAACAGGTCCGGCGCGCCCGCGAGCAGTACGGGGCAAGGGCCAGAGCCCAGCGCGCCTCCTTCACCCCGACCCCCGGGCGCGACGAGCAGGAAGCATGACCCCCGACCTCATCACCATCGGGCGCAGTTCCATCGACCTGTACTCGCAGGACGTGGGGAGGCCGCTGCCCGAGGTCCGCAGCATAGGCGCGTATCTCGGTGGCAGTCCCCTCAACATCGCCGTCGGGGCCTCGCGGCTGGGCGTGAAGGCCGCCCTCGTCACGGCGGTCGGGGACGATCAGCCGGGCGACTTCATCCTCGCGGGGCTGAGGCGTGAGGGCGTGAACACCAGCTACATCCCCCGCAAACCGGGCACGCGGACAAGCGCGGTGATCCTGGCCGTGCAGCCGCCCGACCGCTTCCCCATCACCTTCTACCGGGACAATGCGGCGGACATCCAACTCGGCATCGACGATATCCAGGCCGTGCCCGTCGAGGAGGCCCGCGCCCTCGTCGTGAACGGGACCGCGCTCTCCAGGGAGCCGAGCCGCAGCGCCACCCTCTTCGCCTGCGAGCGGGCACGTGCGGCGGGCGTCCCGGTGTACCTCGACCTCGACTTCCGGGCGAACCAGTGGCACGACCCGCGCGCCTTCGGGTTGAACATCCGCGCGCTTCTGCCAAATGTGGACGTGGTGATCGGCACCGAGGAGGAGATCAACGCAGCGATGCTGCGCGACCCCGCCGATCTCACCATTCGCCATAGCCAGATGACGGCCCCCGAGATTCGCGGCGACGTGGCGGCGAACACGGCGGCGCTGCTTTCCCGCGTGCCCACCGTCGTGGTGAAGGAGGGCGAGCGCGGCTGCACCGTTCACCGGGCGGGGGAGGAGCCGCTGGGCGTCCCCGGCTTTCCGGTCGAGGTTGTCAGCGTGCTGGGGGCGGGCGACGCCTTCGCCGCCGGGCTGATCGCGGGCCGGTTGCGGGGCTGGGACTGGTTCCGCAGCGCCCGGCTGGGGAACGCCTGCGGAGCCATCGTCGTCACCCGCATCGGCTGCGCGGACTTCACCCCCACCGGAGCCGAGGTGGACGCCTTCGTCGGGGAGAAGGGAGGCTGGGAATGCCCCGGGTGACTGGCGCCTGCCCGCCGGAGACGGCGAAGGGCAACGGGCGCGCCCAGGTGGGCCAGGTGGCGACGTGACGGGGACGAACCAGTACCACACCACCCCCGATGCGCTCCCCGGCATCACCCCGGAGAGCGCCGGGTGGCAGTACCTCACCTTTCGGGTCGAGCACATGGCGGCGGGCGAGACGCGGACGGGGGAAACGGGCGAGTTGGAGATGGCCCTCGTGCCCCAGGAGGCGGACCTCACCGCTTCGGTGAACGGGGAGACGCACACGCTGCGGCGGGAGAGCGTCTTCACCCAGCTTCCGCAGGTGCTGTACCTGCCCCCGGGAACGAGCTACAGCCTCACCGCCGTGCAGGACAGCACCTACGCCCTGGGCGGCGCCCCCGCCGAAGGTCGCCTCCCCGTCCGCCTCATCCGCCCCGGGGAGATGCGGGTGGAGCTGCGCGGCGGCGCGAACGCGACCCGGCAGGTCAGCCATATCCTCGGCCCGGACCTCCCCGCCGAGCGGCTGCTGCTGTACGAGGTCTACACGCCCAGCGGCAACTGGAGCGGCTGGCCGCCCCACCGCCACGACGGAAAACTCGGCTCCCTCTACATCGAGGAGACGTACTATTACCGCGTTTCCCCGCCGGGGGGGTGGGCCATCCACCGCAACTACAGCCCGGAGGACGGGGAGAACGAGCTGCTCCTCGCGCGGGACGGCGACCTGATCCTCTCGCGGCGGGGGTATCACCCGGTGGCCGCCGCACCCGGCAGCAACGTCTACTACCTGAACTACATGGCGGGAGAGGCCCAGGGCGAGGACCGCGGCCGCCCCCCCGTGGACGAGGCCGCATGGGCCTGGATGCGCGGGGACTGGGAGGGCCAGGCGATGGAATTGCCCTTCGGGGACGCGCGGCGGGGGGAGGTGCCGTGAGGGGGGATGGCGGACAGCCCACCTCGTTCCCGGTAGCCCCAGAAGCTCCTCCCCCTTGAACGCCTGATGTGCAATACAGAAAGCACCGCGTGGGATGAGGTCTTTTCCTCCCTCCCCCCTTGCGGGGGAGGGTCGGGGAGGGGGGTGGCGAGCGTAGCTCGCCCTCGTGACAGACAACGAAAGGTCCACCTCGCCCAACTTCTCATCTCGCATCAAACGTCCTGAGGGGGGTGGGCGTCCAGGGCCATTCAGAATGTTCAGGCTCCTCCTGCCGACCCGCACAGCAGGGCAAGCCCCACTTGCCACCCCCCTCTGCAGGCAGCTCTACGAGTCCCGACCTCCCCCGCAAGGAGGAGCAAAAAAACCAGGAGCCATCCATGATCCAAGTTGCCAATGCTCCCTGCTCGTGGGGCGTGATCGAGAACATTTCAGGCGAGCGCGGCGGGTACGCCACCGTTCTCGACGAGATGCGGGACACCGGCTACGTCGGCACCGAGCTGGGCGACTGGGGCTTCATGCCCACCGACCCGGCGACGCTGAGCGGCGAGCTGAACGCCCGCAACCTCAAGCTGCTCGGCTCGTGGGTGAGCGTCCACCTCCACGACCCTGACCTCCACGCGCAGAGCGAGGCCGAGGCCGTCCGCACTGCCCGCCTCCTCGCCGCCGTGGGGGGGCCACAGGCCGTCGTGGTGCTGGGCAACGACCCCTACACCGATCCCATGCGGACGCTGAACGCGGGCCGCATCACGCCCGGGATGGGGATGACGGACACCCAGTGGGAGGTCTTCGCCGCCGGGGCGAACCGGGTGGCCCGCGCGGTGATGCGGGAAACGGGGCTGCGGACCGTCTTCCACCACCACATCGGCACCTGGGTGGAGACGCCCGCCGAGGTGGGGCGCCTCCTCGCCCTGACCGATCCCGAGGTGCTGGGCCTGTGCTTCGACACCGGGCACTACACCTTCGCGGGGGGGGACGCGGTCGACGGGCTCCGGCGCTTCGGGGACCGCATCTGGCACGTCCACTTCAAGGACCAGGACCCCGGGGTGGCCGGGCGGTCGCGCGCGGAGGGCTGGGACGGGGTGACCTCGGTGGGGCGCGGCGTCTTCTGCGAACTGGGAAGGGGGAGCGTGGACTTCCCCGCCGTGCTGCGGCAACTGCGCGGGAACGGCTACCAGGGCTGGGTCGTGGTCGAGCAGGACGTGCTGCCCGGCCTGGGGAGCCCGGCCCAGAGCGCCCGGCGCAACCGCGAGTACCTCCGGCGCATCGGGCTGTGAGGAGGCCCGGGACGGCGCGCCTGTCCCCCTTTGGCCCCGGTCCGGCGCGCGGCAGCGGGGGCGAGGCTGACCCGGGGCGAGGTACATTCAGGCGCTCCGGGCCAGGACTTCCGCCGCGCTGCTCGGCCACGACCCTGCACACTCTCCGTCCCCTGGGCGACAGTTCCCCCCGGGGTGCCGGGTTAAGGTGTGCGCGGGAGGCAACCTATGAAGCGCTGGTCACCCCTGGCCCTGGTTACGCTGATGCTCGCGGCCTGCTCGCAGCCGGGTCCCACGTCGAGCACCCCACCTGACGGCAACTACGATGATGTGGACGCCACCTGGACACAGCCGCCGTCCCTCTCCTCGCAGGCCCTGACGGCCGGAGTCAACACGCTCTACTACGAACGCGCGCTCACCGCCACAAACGGCTGGGGTCCTATCGAGACGGACCGCAGCAACGGGGAACAGGCGGCCGGGGACGGGAAGACCCTGACCATAGGCGGCACCACCTTCCCGCAGGGCTACGGGGTCCATGCGCCCAGCGAGCTGAAGTACAACCTGGCGAGCACGGACGGCTCCTCCTGCACGCGCTTTCAGGCGCGGGTCGGCATCGACGACGAGGTGGGGAGCCGCGGCAGCGCCGTCTTCCAGGTCTGGGGCGACGGCGAGAAGCTCTACGACAGCGGCCTGATGACGGGCGCGGACGCGGCCCGGACGGTGGACGTGAACATCAGCGGCCGGAGCACCCTGCGGATGGTCGTCACCGACGGCGGGAACGGCAAGAGCTACGACCACGCCGACTGGATTCGCCCGACGATCACCTGTACCGCGGGCGCGGCCCTCACCCCGCAGACGGTCAGCGTTCCGTCCTCGATGCGCTCGGCCCCCTTCGACCAGACGCGGACGCTGAATGTGCCCGCCGGGTCGCGCATCTCGGTCGTGGCACGGGTGCCCGGCGCGCGGTTCCTCCTCACCCTGCCGAACGGGGACCTGCTCGTGTCGCAGCCGGGGCAGGGGAAGGTTCTGCGCCTGCAATCCGGCGCCGCTCCGGCGGACCCCAAGACTGCCTCCACCCTGCTCAGCGGCTTGAAGCAGCCCCATGACCTCGTCCTCTCCACCCAGGGGGGCCAGGCGTACCTGTACGTGAGCGAGACGAACCGCGTGAGCCGCTACCCGCTGCGCAACGGGGTGCCCGACCCGGCGGCGGGGCAGACCATCGTGGGCAACCTCCCCGACGCCAGCCTGCCGGAACTGCGGGGCAGCTACGGCCACGCGCTGAAGAACATCGCCATCGACGGGAGTACCCTCTACGTCTCCATCGCCTCGGCGACGAACGCGGACCCCGCCGACCTCGCCGCCACGCCCAAGCGCGGGGCGATCTACACCTACAGCGCGACCACGCCGAACCAGAACGGGACGGCTGGAACCCTCTACGCCCAGGGCATCCGCAACGCCGAGGGGCTGGCGATCGCGCCCGGCACCCGCGACCTGTGGGTCGCCGTGAACAACCGCGACAACATCGCCTACCCCTTCCACCGGGACTTCGACGGCGACGGCAGCGACGATTACGGCAAGGTCATTCCGGCCTACGTGGACAACCATCCGCCGGAGGAACTCATCCGCGTTCGGAGCGGCGGAAACTACGGCTGGCCCTTCTGTAACCCCAACCCGGACAACGGGGTGCTGAACATGCCCTTCGACCGCGACGTGCAGAACAACGCCGACGGCAGCCGCCTCAACTGCGACACGGCGGACCGGGTGACGGTGGGGATGCCCGCCCACTCGGCGCCGCTGGGGCTGACCTTCTGGACCGGGACGGGCGTGCCCGCCGCCTATGCCGGGGGCGCGGTCGTCGGCCAGCACGGCTCGTGGAACCGCACCAGCTTCAGCGGCCACAAGTTCGTGCTGTTCCCGAAGACGGCGGATGGCCTGGGGCCGGAGCGCGACCTCGTGACGGGCTTCGTGACGGACCCGGTGAACAAGGTGCGCTGGGGCCGCCCGGTGGACGCGGCGGTGGCGCCCGGCGGCGGGCTGTACCTCAGCGACGACTTCAGCGGCAGCGTCTACTACCTGTCGCCGCCCAGCCCGTAGGGGGGAGGGCGCCCATTTTCAGGAGAGGTCACGCCTGCCGCTGCCCGGCCCCGGGATCAGGCACGCCGTCCGCGCCGAGGACGTAATCCAGGCCTCCCGGGCGGCCTCCTCGGGGAGGGGGCGGGAGAAGAGGTAGCCCTGGCCCAGGGTGCCGCCCAGGTACAGCAGGTGCAGGCGCTGCGCCTCGGTCTCGATGCCCTCGGCGACCGTCTCGATCCCCAGGGTGCGGGCCAGGGCGAGGACGGTCTCGACCACGCCGGAACTCGCCCGGTCCTCGCCCAGGCCGGTCACGAAGGAGCGGTCGATCTTCAGGGCGTCCACCGGAAAGCGGTGCAGGAAGCCCAGGCTGGAGTGCCCTGTGCCGAAGTCGTCGATATGCACCCGCACGCCCAGGTCCCGCAGCCGCCCCAGAATCCGCGCGGCCCCCTCGCGGTCCTCGACGAAGGTAGTCTCGGTGACCTCCAGGTGCAGGGCGCCGGGCGGGGTGCCCGTCTCCTCCAGCACGGCCCGCACGTCGTCCGCGAACGAGTCGAGCAGGAACTGCCGGGGCGAGACGTTGACGTGGATGCCGCAGTCCCCGCCCGGCAGGGCCGCCCGCCAGGCGCAGGCGCGGCGCAGCACCGCCAGGCCCAGGTTCACGATCAGGCCCAGCTCCTCGGCCAGCGCGATGAACTCGCCCGGGGGCACGGGACCCAGCACCGGGTGGGTCCAGCGGGCCAGCGCCTCGAAGCCCCGGATTCGCCCCGAGGCGAGCTCCACGATGGGCTGGTAGGCGAGGTGGATCGCCCCCGACGCGACCGCCCCCGGCAGGTCGGCCTCCAGCCGGAGCTGGCGCACGGCGCCCTCGTGCATGGCGGGCTCGAACACCGCGTACGGGAGGTGGCGGGCGCGTTTGGCGCGGTACATGCTCAGGTCGGCGTCGCGCAGGACCTCGGCCGCCGAGAGGTAGCCGGGGCGGCCCGGGGCGATCCCCACGCTCACCGACACCCGCAGCCCGTGGCCCGAGACCGCGAAGGGGGCGGCGAGCGCCGCGTGCAGCCGGGCCGCCGCGCCCCGGGCGTCCTCGAAGCTGGAGCGGCCCGTGAACAGCACCGCAAACTCGTCCCCGCCCAGCCGGGCGACCAGCCGCCCCGGCATCGCCCCGCGCAGCCGATCGGCAAACGCCACCAGCAACTCGTCGCCGACGCTGTGGCCCAGGCTGTCGTTCACCACCTTGAAGCGGTCCATGTCGAGGTACAGCACCGTGTACCCCGCCTCGCCCCGCCCCCGCGCGCCCCGCACCGCCCGCTCCAGGGCCGCGAGCAGTTCGCGGCGGTTGGGCAGCCCGGTCAGGGGGTCGTGCGACGCCGCCTGCGCGAGCTGCGCCTCAATGGCCTGCCGCTGGGTGATGTCGCGCGAGGAGGTCAGGAAGTGGGTCACGCCGCCCGGCCCCCGCACGGCTGAAACGCCCGTCTCGAACCACACGAAGCCGCCGCCGGCCCGGCGCAGGCGCACCCGCAGCGGCGCGGAGGGTCCGGCGGGGAGCTGCTCCGGGACCGAGAACCTCGCCAGGAGGTGCAGGTCGGCCGGGTGGATCAGGGGGCGGGGATGGGTGCCCAGCAGCGCCGCCGGGTCGTAGCCCAGCAGGGTGCGGACGCTGGGGCTCACGTAGGCGAAGGTCCCGTCCGGGTGGTGCAGGCACACCAGGTCGCTGGTGTGTTCGGCGAGCAGGCGGTACAGCGCCTCGCGTTCCTGGACCTGCTCGTGCAGGTGCGCCCGGTCGAGCGCGTAGCCCACGTACTCCCCCACCGCCTCGATGAGGCGCCAGTCGTCCCGCGAGAGCTGGCGCTCCCCCACCGTCTCCACGTTCAGGACCCCCACGACCTCGCCCCCCCGGCGCAGGGGCACGCAGACCTCCGAGCGGATGCCCTCGCAGGCCCGGAGGCTGTGCGGGTCGTCGGCCAGGTCCTCCAGCCACACCGCCTCCCCGGTGCGGGCGACCCGGCCCATCACGCCCGACTCCAGCCCCACGCGACCAAGCACCCGCGGGTAGCCGAGCTGGTGCTGCAACTCCAGATGGTCCCCCCGGCGCAGGTAGACGCTGACATGGGTGTAGCCCAGGAGCTGCGCGAGCGCCTCGTTCACCGCCCGGATCACGCCCCGCACCTCGATCTCCCGGCCCAGCGCCGTGCGGACGCGGTGCAGCAGGTCGAGTTCGCAGCGCTGCCGGGCCGCCCGCTGGTACAGCCGCTCGCGCTCGATGGCCCGCCCCAGCCACCCGCTGAGCGTGACCATCAGCCGCAGGTCGTCCCCGGTCAGCGCCCGCGCCCCGGTCTCGATGTTCAGGACGCCGACCCGCGTGTCCCCGTCCGAGAGGGGCACGCACAGCTCGCTGACAACCTCCGGGAAAAAGGCCACGTACCGGGGTTCGGCGCGCACGTCCGGAACGAGCAGGGCCTCGCCCGTCGCCGCGACGTGGCCCACGACGCCCCGGTTCACCGGAAAGCGTGGGAGGGCCGGGCTGCCGACGGGCGGCTGGACGACCAGCTCGCCCCCCTCCAGCAGCCCGATATGCACGTGTTCGTAGCCCATCACGTCCCGCACGATCCCCACCAGGCCGCCGAACAGCTCGGCCTGGTTCGCCGCCCGCACGATCACGTCCCGGGAACGGTCGAGCAGCGCGAGTTCCTGCCGCGAGCGCCGGACCTCCTCGCCCAGGGTGGCCCGCTGCACGGCGAGCGCGACCTGCGCCCCGAACAGCTCCGCGGGGCGGGCGCTGCGGGCCAGCTCCTCGGGGGCGCAGCCGCTGTGCAGGTACAGGATGGCCGCCGGCTGGGCTTCCGGCGAGAAGGGCACGGCCAGCGTGGAGCGCCAGGCGGCGTGCCTCCAGCCACGCCGCACGGCCCCCAGTCTGGCCGGGTCCAGCACGGCGGCGAGGTGGGCCAGCACGTCGCCGTACACCTGGCTGGGCCGGGCCGGGTCGTAGAGCAATTCGTGCGCCCCGAAGGTGAAGGTGTTCAGGTCGTCCGGGTCGTACCCGAGCGTCGCCGAGTAGTGGTAGCGTCCGTCCGGCTGCCGAACGAGGACGGCCCCCGCCACCACATGCGGCACCGCCCGCACGGCGCGCTCCAGCACCCGCCGGTGGACCTCGTGCAGGGGAAGCTGCCCGCCCAGCAGTTCGCCCGCCAGCGCGACGAGCCCCTCCTCGAAGGCCAGCCCGGGCTCAGCCATGCCTGCCGCCCTGACCCGGCGACCCCGCGGGGGGGCTGGGGGCGTCCGTACTCCGGGTTGTGCTGCGGGGGATGACCATACGGCTGAGGTTCAGCCTAGCGGGGCCGTTCTTGCGCCGCCCTTACGAGAGCGTGAAGCATCTGTATAAATATTCGTTCCGGTGAGGTTTATCTCGGCCCCGAACGCCCAGGAGGGGGTCCGCCAGGTCCCACCCCCAAAGAAGGAGGGCGCACCCGGGGAGGTGTGCGCCCGGGAAGAGGAGGAGCGCTCAGCGCGGCAACTCGCTCGCGCCCATCAGGAACTCGTCCACCGCCCGCGCGGCCTGCCGACCCTCGCGGATGGCCCAGACGACGAGGGACTGGCCCCGCCGCATGTCGCCCGCCGCGAAGACGCCGGGGACGTTGGTGGCGTAACCGCCCACCTCGTCGGTGCCCGCCCGCGCGTTTCCCCGCTGATCCTTCTCCACCCCGAACACGTCGAGGATGCTCCCCACCGGGCTGACAAAGCCCATCGCCAGCAGCACGAGGTCGGCCTTCAGAATCTGCTCGCTGCCGGGAACCTCGGTCATCCGGCCACCCTCCCACTCCAGCCGGACGGTCTTGAGGGCCGTGACGCGCCCGTTCTCACCGATAAATTCCTTCGTGGCGATGGCGAACTCGCGCTCGCCCCCCTCCTCGTGGCTGGAGGACGTGCGGAGCTTGTGCGGCCAGTAGGGCCAGGTCAATGGCTTGTTCTCGTGCTCGGGCGGCATGGGCAGCAGCTCGAACTGGGTGACGCGCGCCGCGCCGTGGCGGTGCGAGGTGCCCACGCAGTCCGACCCGGTGTCGCCGCCCCCGATCACGACGACGTGCTTGCCCCCGGCGTGAATCTGCCCGTCCACCCGGTCGCCCGCGTTGACCCGGTTCTGCCCCGGCAGGAATTCCATGGCGAAGTGGACACCCGCCAGGTCGCGGCCCGGCACCGGCAGGTCGCGCGGCTGCTCGGCCCCGCCCGCGAGCAGCACGGCGTCGAACTCCTCCCGCAATTGCCCCGGGCTCACCGTCTCCCGCGCCAGGTTGGTCACCTTCGACCCCTCCGGCAGCTCGCCCACCAGGACACCTGTGCGGAAGGTGACGCCCTCGGCCTCCATCTGCCCCACGCGGCGGTCGATCAGGTGCTTTTCCAGCTTGAAGTCGGGGATGCCGTAACGCAGCAGGCCGCCGACGCGGTCGTTCTTCTCGAACACCGTCACGCTATGCCCGGCGCGGGCGAGTTGCTGCGCCGCCGCGAGTCCGGCTGGACCGGAACCGACGACCGCCACTCTTTTCCCCGTCCTGAAGGGGGGCGGCTGGGGCGTCACCCATCCCTCCTGCCAGGCGTGGTCGATGATCGCGCGCTCGATGGACTTGATGCCCACCGGCTCGTCGGTCGTGAGGTTCAGGGTGCAGGCCGCCTCGCAGGGGGCGGGGCAGATGCGCCCGGTGAATTCGGGGAAGTTGTTGGTGGCGTGCAGCGTGTCGATGGCCGCGCGCCAATTATTGCTGTAGACGAGGTCGTTCCAGTCGGGGATCAGGTTGTTGACCGGGCAGCCGTTGTTGCAAAACGGGATGCCGCAGTCCATGCAGCGGGCCGCCTGCACCCGCGACTGCTCGACGGTGAGTTCGTGGACGAATTCCTTGTAGTTCCGCAGGCGCGCGTCGATGGGCTCGTACGCTTCCTTCACGCGCCGGTATTCCAGAAAGCCGGTGACTTTTCCCATGCTCGCTCCTCAGCTCACTTCGTCAGGACGCCCTGGCCGGTCGGCTGGCCCACCCCGGAGGGTCCGCGCCCCGTCTCCCGGCCCAGGTCGCCCAGCGCCCGCTCGTACTCGCGCGGGAAGACCTTGACGAATTCCGGCAGCGCCTCCTCCCAGTGGTCCAGAAGTTCGCGGGCGCGCAACGAGCCGGTCCAGCGGTGATGCTCCTCGATCAGCCCCCGCAGTTGCGCCTCATCGGTCTGGCCCCGGTGCCAGAAGCGGCGCTCGATGGTCGCCTCCTGCTCGGCGCTCGGCACCACCCGGTCGAGCGAGACCATCGCCGCGTTGCAGCGGGAGGCGAACTGCCCGTCCTCGTCGTACACGTAGGCGATGCCGCCCGACATGCCCGCCGCGAAGTTGCGCCCCGTCTTGCCCAGCACGACGACCGTGCCGCCCGTCATGTACTCGCAGCCGTGGTCGCCGGTGCCCTCCACGACCGCCGTGGCCCCCGAGAGCCGCACCGCGAAGCGCTCGCCCGCCACGCCCCGCAGGAAGGCCTCGCCCGAGGTCGCGCCGTACAGCACGGTGTTCCCCACGACGATGTTCTTCGTCGCGTCGCCCCGGAAGTCGATGGAGGGCCGCACCACGACCCGGCCACCGGAAAGGCCCTTGCCGGTGTAGTCGTTCGCGTCGCCGATCAGGTAGAGGGTGATCCCGTTCGCCAGGAACGCCCCGAAACTCTGACCGCCGTTCCCCTCCATCTGGATGAAGATGGTGTCGTCGGGGAGGCCATCCGGGCGGCGGCGGATCAGTTCGCCCGAGAGCATCGCCCCCACCGTGCGGTTCACATTGCGCGCGGTCTCCAGCACCTTCACCTTCTCGCCGCGTTCCAACGCGGGGCGGCACTTCTCGATCAGGGTCACGTCGAGGGCGCGTTCGAGGCCGTGGTCCTGCGTCTCCACATGGCGGTGGGCGACCCCGGCGGGCACGGCGGGCTGGTGGAACACGCGGCT
It contains:
- the iolB gene encoding 5-deoxy-glucuronate isomerase, with the protein product MTGTNQYHTTPDALPGITPESAGWQYLTFRVEHMAAGETRTGETGELEMALVPQEADLTASVNGETHTLRRESVFTQLPQVLYLPPGTSYSLTAVQDSTYALGGAPAEGRLPVRLIRPGEMRVELRGGANATRQVSHILGPDLPAERLLLYEVYTPSGNWSGWPPHRHDGKLGSLYIEETYYYRVSPPGGWAIHRNYSPEDGENELLLARDGDLILSRRGYHPVAAAPGSNVYYLNYMAGEAQGEDRGRPPVDEAAWAWMRGDWEGQAMELPFGDARRGEVP
- a CDS encoding TIM barrel protein; the protein is MIQVANAPCSWGVIENISGERGGYATVLDEMRDTGYVGTELGDWGFMPTDPATLSGELNARNLKLLGSWVSVHLHDPDLHAQSEAEAVRTARLLAAVGGPQAVVVLGNDPYTDPMRTLNAGRITPGMGMTDTQWEVFAAGANRVARAVMRETGLRTVFHHHIGTWVETPAEVGRLLALTDPEVLGLCFDTGHYTFAGGDAVDGLRRFGDRIWHVHFKDQDPGVAGRSRAEGWDGVTSVGRGVFCELGRGSVDFPAVLRQLRGNGYQGWVVVEQDVLPGLGSPAQSARRNREYLRRIGL
- the iolC gene encoding 5-dehydro-2-deoxygluconokinase encodes the protein MTPDLITIGRSSIDLYSQDVGRPLPEVRSIGAYLGGSPLNIAVGASRLGVKAALVTAVGDDQPGDFILAGLRREGVNTSYIPRKPGTRTSAVILAVQPPDRFPITFYRDNAADIQLGIDDIQAVPVEEARALVVNGTALSREPSRSATLFACERARAAGVPVYLDLDFRANQWHDPRAFGLNIRALLPNVDVVIGTEEEINAAMLRDPADLTIRHSQMTAPEIRGDVAANTAALLSRVPTVVVKEGERGCTVHRAGEEPLGVPGFPVEVVSVLGAGDAFAAGLIAGRLRGWDWFRSARLGNACGAIVVTRIGCADFTPTGAEVDAFVGEKGGWECPG
- a CDS encoding NPCBM/NEW2 domain-containing protein; the encoded protein is MKRWSPLALVTLMLAACSQPGPTSSTPPDGNYDDVDATWTQPPSLSSQALTAGVNTLYYERALTATNGWGPIETDRSNGEQAAGDGKTLTIGGTTFPQGYGVHAPSELKYNLASTDGSSCTRFQARVGIDDEVGSRGSAVFQVWGDGEKLYDSGLMTGADAARTVDVNISGRSTLRMVVTDGGNGKSYDHADWIRPTITCTAGAALTPQTVSVPSSMRSAPFDQTRTLNVPAGSRISVVARVPGARFLLTLPNGDLLVSQPGQGKVLRLQSGAAPADPKTASTLLSGLKQPHDLVLSTQGGQAYLYVSETNRVSRYPLRNGVPDPAAGQTIVGNLPDASLPELRGSYGHALKNIAIDGSTLYVSIASATNADPADLAATPKRGAIYTYSATTPNQNGTAGTLYAQGIRNAEGLAIAPGTRDLWVAVNNRDNIAYPFHRDFDGDGSDDYGKVIPAYVDNHPPEELIRVRSGGNYGWPFCNPNPDNGVLNMPFDRDVQNNADGSRLNCDTADRVTVGMPAHSAPLGLTFWTGTGVPAAYAGGAVVGQHGSWNRTSFSGHKFVLFPKTADGLGPERDLVTGFVTDPVNKVRWGRPVDAAVAPGGGLYLSDDFSGSVYYLSPPSP
- the iolD gene encoding 3D-(3,5/4)-trihydroxycyclohexane-1,2-dione acylhydrolase (decyclizing); amino-acid sequence: MNTVRLTVGQAALRFLAAQYSERDGVRQRLIPGVWGIFGHGNVAGLGQALEEYGDALGLPTYRPQNEQGMVHAAAAYARHRNRLQTFACTASIGPGSTNMLTGAALATVNRLPVLLLPSDIFANRIPDPVLQQLEHPLEHDLSVNDCFRPVSRFYTRISRPEQLLSALPEAMRVLTDPAETGAVVVSLPEDVQAEAYDWPESFLAGRVWRVRRPPPEPEVVREAAGLLRNAKRPLIVAGGGVIYSGAEGHLAQFAETFGLPVVESQAGKGSLVWDHPHNAGPVGSIGGSAANRLARGADVVLAIGTRLGDFVTASKTAFQNPDVRFLGLNVVPMDAAKLGALSLVADAREGLNALQAALEGWAGTGPAFRAAASNLITEWHGLVDAQRADTGSTPPSQGAVIGTVNRVTGGNTTVICAAGSLPGDLLRLWRPTDSKSYHVEYGFSCMGYEIPAGIGVALAEPGRRVVVMIGDGSYLMMNSEIVTAVAENLNLTVVLVDNRAYMSIRGLQMECGSPSFGNELRHRNPETGRTDGPVVNVDFVLHARGMGAQAVRAETLDELEAALKNAGDQGGVQVIVVPVNLRERVPGFDSWWDVPVAEVSGQEQVRRAREQYGARARAQRASFTPTPGRDEQEA